The genomic region TATAACTAGGTAGCGCATGGAACATCTGATAAGGACGGCACAATTAACGTGCCTGAAAAACGTCATCTCTAACATAGAGTCATTTTCAGGATATGCTTGAGAACATTACACAGACAAAATACACTCCACATTACCTTAagttgggggggaaaaacagtCAGTCCACATATATAAAGATAAAATCTATAAATACACAGTTgtattgataaataaaatattgaagaaaaatgacataaaaaagtCATAAgtaaaaacacttcagaaaaaaaagtgtgataaatgtccAGCTCCAAAACTTACCAGCACTCCAACCATGAGGGTTATACTACATGGAAGACTGAAAATGCTTTTGGACGATCACACAACTGAATTCAATAAGGTCATTAGAGTCCTGTGTTTAACCGAATTTGTTTAGGGTTCAGCAGCTGGAGGGTCTTTCTCCGATTCTACACCTGCTGCACCAACCTGCGATAGTGTGGCATGACCTTACTTTCCGGGAGGTAGAGAGCCATTTCCAGTGCAACCAGAACGGGGAACTCCAGGGGGATGAGCTCCCGATGACTTATTCGAAAACGCTCCTCCAGCTTCTGTTCGCCAACACCAGCACAGAGACAAAGAATGAGCAAACAAAATACTCAATTACTATAATTATATCCTGTATGTTTtatgcagtgctgtgaaaaaagtatttgtcccatcctgatttcttctgtttttgtgtatctctcatactaaattgtttcagaaattaaaacaaaagctGAGATAAAACGAAggcgacctgagtaaacacaaaatacagtttttaaacgaTAAGATGAaagacactgggtaaaaatggcGTCTAAGGAAGCGTGGCGTTGGTGATGTGATAAcaactgctaacccagaagaacattaaggctcgtctgaattttgccaaaatacaccttgatgatcctctaaccttttgggagaatgttctgtggactgatgagttgaaagtggaactgtttggaagacagaggTCCCGTTatatctggcataaaccaaacacagaattccacaaaaagaacatcatacctacagtcatgcatggtggtggaagtgtaatggtgtggggatgctttctGCTTCAGGgcaacatgaattctgctctctatcacaaaatcctaaagaagaatgtccagtcttcagttcttaagttgaaactcaagtgcaactggattatgcagcaagacaaagatccaaagcataggagtaaatcctaatcctagaagtaagtgaaagactgatctccagttatcagaagtgtttggttgcagttattgctgctaaaggtggcgcaaccagattttaagtttaagggggcaattactttttcacatgggtgatagttgttgaatcacttttttttttttgcttaaataaataaactcagatttcctttgttttatgttgtatttcatttgaagatctaaaactatttagtataaaatatatgcaaaaccagaagaaatcaggatggggcaaatactttttcacagcactgtatattaaatacacatgatatacatatacaagtcaaatgaaaaccttaaaaataCAGAAGTTAGAACGGAATCGAATTTTCTTCTAGAGgaatctggacacgtgtgtagAAAAATGATACACGTTTGTGACATTGTGCAATAAATTAATGCtaatcttttttaaattaaggttTATTTGACTCACTTATGCAGACAATTCATTTCTACAGTATTAATGTATGTAAGTGTTTTCCCCCCCAAatctttgtttttataattgTTATTTTCAAAGGTATGTTTTGTTATTTGAATATACCGTCCCATCTGAAGGTATTGGAACATCAAAgccaatttttttgtttttgctatacactgaagacaagATACGCTAGTAAATTAAGTAATGATGTACTAGGAACATGTAAACAAGGGTCATGGAAATAAACAGAGGAATGTGTAAATACAGGTGGAATTTGTTTTCAATGAAATACGAGTAAATCAAAATGACAAGGATTAATATTCAACCAGAAAGAGTCGGTATCCAACTTGTCATAACATTTTTTATCTGGCCAAATACCACTTACATCTATCAGCTGTTTGACCTCCAGTTTCTTGAGGTCACTGCTGATCTTGGCTGCCAGCAGCACACACACCGCAGATACGAGTTTTCTGTTGGGTTTGTTCAGTCGACCCTGCAGAACCAGCTTCTCAAAGTACACATAGGCCATCGCTATGGTAACCGGCTGTAGACCACACTCCTCGCTCACTGCACGCATGTCTCTCTTCAAGCTGAGTGTCAAGAAACAGTCAACCACAAGTGGCAGAGGTGTAAGAAGTGTTACATATATATAGTACCAAAACAAACCTCTTGCCTTGGGTGAGGTTTTTCTACCCAGCTTGCTTTTACTAGGCAATCGATTTGGACAATTCCACAATAACTGGCACTCCATTCTTCATCTCTGGATAATTATCTATACTAAATATCTATTCTGCTATATATCTAGactatttatctatatattcaTACTTGTGCAAATGAATTTTGTTATAGAAAAAGGTAAGTAACGTTGACCGCCTCACAGTTTCAAGAcccccagtttgatcctgagcggGTTACTGCCTGCATGTCCGCGTGGGTTTCCTCAAAGTTCTCTGGTTTGCTCCCACCTCCCAACAAGCATGGCAGTAGGTGAACTGCTAACTTTAAATTGCCCCAGATATGACAGTGTGCGCGAATGTGTGCGGGTGCCCTGCGGTGGTCaggcatcccattcagggtgtattcccgcctcatacccactgttcctgggataggctgagGATTCACAGTGACTAGGATacagtgcttactgaagatgaatgaatgaaaaggtAAGTACGTATGCATACACTATTGTATACTAAttgtttctgaacactgccttagagggtgccaataattctggagctgatggaatattattctgtatatatttaaatatgggCACATTTAAGCCACAGATATACGGTGTACTGTCCCAAGCTTACCTTCTAATCTTGCTCAGTGTCAGCTTAATATGGGGAAACTTTTCCTTGAACGTCTCATTCATATCTTTCTTCAAGTCAGATGGTTTTACGTATTCAATCACAGTTGTCTGAAAGAGACAAACACATGTTTGTTTAAGATTTACGTCATACAGACTTTAATTCATGATCAATGAGTGACTAAAATACAAGCAGTTACTGTCAACGGATAACCTGGTTTACAGTGTTTACAGAGATCAGAGTGTGACAGTCCCTGCAATGTGGTTTATAACGTGTGCCTCTAGCCAAGCCTTTCAGCTAATTTCCTCATCATATGACCTGCTAATGAAGTCACATGATGGCCTAATATAGTGCTAAAAGCATAAGAAATTACTGTGCCCTCTGTACCCATTAATTATAAATGCTTACAATTAGGTAATATGCTTGTAAGACATCAGTGAATGATGCTGGTGCTCCAGAATGAAAAAGCTCACCACATAAGAACTAAAGATCAAGACCCTCTTGTGCTTCCCACATGGCCACTGAGGGTCACTCAACAGGTTGGGGTCATAATCTGATAACTCGTCTGCACCTGTAGAAGAGACAGACATGATATGCAAAATATGTCAAATGAAACTCTTCTCATCACTACTGTGAAGGTGGCTGCTATATTGTTTCAGTGTCTCGGTAACACACCAGCTTCTTGTCCGACGGTGCTACTGAAACGTTGGTGAGAGAAGTTCTTCTGGCCGTTTATCCAGTTGCGGGACATCGGTGTCTGAACAGTGCCGGTATCCAGAGGGGCACTGCTTTTCTGCCTGACCAGGGCATTGGTAGGAAGTAGGAACCGGGCATAAGATACTGTCTGTAACACAGAGATAAACAGACGCAAACACATAAGAAACCGACTGTGAACACTTCAGAATTGTTGGATGTCTGCACTTGTAATTCTTACATGACCTGCAGTCATCTGCAATTGTAAATCCTAAATTATGTTAGTCGCgagtttgtttgtgttgtaAAGCGGTCTGCTTCATCTGTAACAAAACCTTGGCTCCAAGAAAGATGGTATATAGATGTGGGTAATGAAAGTACTCATTTCTTGCATTCGTACTTGATTTGTGATTGTTCCTTCTGCTGTTTGGGGTTCTGGTGCAACAACTTTAACAGCAAATTAGCAGCAAACTATAGCAACAAGCAAAATTGAACCAGCTGCTTACTTAATCGTCATGTGACTGCATAAACTGAGCAGCATAAAAATGCAACAGTATACacgaaaaaacatttttgtagtAGACATTTTCAACTACTAATGGATAGATGTGGGTTTAGGTTAAAACATTAAAGCTACATTAACACTTCTTTGTTGCAAATATTCATATCTTTAATAGTTTGTAGACTGAAACCTAATGGCACTTTACAGTTGCACTAGGTTATGATCAAACCTGTTCCATTGGTGCAACTCATTGCtgagataaaatatataaaatataatattttatatatatatatatatatatatatatatatatatatatatatatatatatatatataaaaatgacagccttattaatatcaataataaacacactatacaccaATTTCTTTCTTGAATAAATGGTTTACAAATAAAAGTCAGTCAcggcaaaaaaacccaaaaaaaaaacagatcatcCTCaagtataaaaatgttttgaaagtaTGGTAATTGCCATACAAAAGCACACAAAGGTAGTACTTAAATAAGACTGCAGTTAGGATCTCATAGCTGTACAACTGCATGAAGCAAGCTGTATGGAAAAACTCACTCCCAAAATATGCATGCAAGATgacataaaaataacaaataaatccCTTCTTACCTTCCCCAAAGCCCCCAGTTCCACACCCTCCAACACAGGAACCGTATCAACTGCTCCTCCTGATGGGTTCCTCTGTCTCTGGGCCTCCTCACTGGATTACATGGATATCTAGTTAGACAGCTTTACTCAACATCACCAGCACATTGCATAGTGCTCAGTCCAGATTTGACACAGAGAGAGTTACTAAATAAGGCACTGTGCTCCATGTCTAAAATAAGATTCACTCTCGGGGCTTGTCGAATGCTGACAAAAGGCTTCCTTatcaaaaaaaccccactgtttTTAATATGCTGTACTAGAGAAGCTGCAACTGAAAAAGTTGCTGCAGGTATTTGGGAAGGCACACTTTATGTTTCTGGTATCTTCAGCGATACAATAAAGCACTTTAAGTGTTGGATTTATGATTTCTTATGTAAATGATGACAATGGAGAATGGATGAGAGGTGGACAAATACATGAAACTGAttctgatttaaaacaaacaaacaaacaaacaaaaaaggctttagAGGATGAACTTCACACAGAAAAATCACAGTGTTTATTATAATCAAATTTTTAAGGAATCAGTTTATACCTGCACTAATAATCACACTAGGCTTGTTATAGAAACCATAAAAACCCTAGATGTCAGGATCAAGATCTGATTTGCCCAGCGGGAGATAGAGCTTTCTGCAATATCTCATTATGTTGCATGTTCCATTAAATAGAGGAACTATTTTGAGAAGAAAACCAAGCCTAGGGGACAAACGATTTGTCCATCCCTGTAATAAAAAGTGTTCTGTGGCTGGCTGTGTGCAGTTCAGTACCTGATGTGAAAGCTCTCCCCATAGGGCAGTACAGAGAAAGCAGCACACAGAGACCGTTTGGCACATATCACAACAATCctgtaggacacacacacacagcaaatacaaacacagaaCACACCATCAGTGCCAGGGCTTTAATCCAGCATcagctaacaaacaaacaaacaaacaaacagacccAAATCTTAATGTAACTAAATCTAGAAGTAAACTTAACGTACTACTATTTAGTGCCATGTTTGCGTGTCTGCTTATCGAGACAAATGCGGTTACTTAGTTACAAGCCAAACTTAGCCAAAACTTTAACCTAAAGCCTAATCCCAAACCATATTGACAACATGCAGAAAGATACAGAAACAAGCACATTGGTGCTCAACGTTGTGTCTTTAAGGGGAAGTGAAAACCAGCAAAATATTggctaattaaaataaaaataatacactaTACTATGATTGCTACAACCAGATATTTTGCCATTTATTCCAAGGGTGGACAAATTATTAGCCCAAACACCTAGGACAAGTACAGCATAATATTCCTGcgcaagaaataaaacacaatggggtgtgctgttataggaaaataatcaaccaacaatggggtggtgtgattaTCTTATaaaagcatgtcctgaagtgttttatatcAATGTCAATGTTCCAACAATTAACTTTTCATccattcatagttacatttattgttgtggaacattcagcttgtcatgttatcaaGAAACCAGAAATCTCAAAgccctctgttctgaagacctTCTCGGGAAGAAAAAACTTCAAGTTTAACCTCTGAATTTTAGAAAGCACttacaccggagactccttccaaaaacttCAACTTATCAGCAATTACACatctttttaatccatttatgttGATCGTCCACTATACAAGTCCTGGTATTATTTAACAGTAACGTATCAGGATAGGTGCTTAATTTTTTAACACCATTGCCAGCATCAGGGGCTATATTCAATGGCAGGagcaaagtaataaaataaaataaatacacaaacacacaaatgactaaataaacattcaaataaacacaattaaaaaggacattttaaatagagattttaaatagtaaaaaatattCCATACTGAGCAagttaaaaatcatttaaaaattctttCTGGTGataatgataacatattagaagaaGTGCATCAATATAAACTTGGATTTGCCTTGCCACCAGCATTACTGCAAAGATGTGCTGATTtgcccaatcagaatcaagaattcaatgCCACTGTGGTGTAATAGCTTTGGATTTCAGCTGCTGATAAACAAAGTTGTTGACTGGACATAATGTGCTTCACTTGCTTGCTGGTGGGGTGTCCTATATTCTGTCCACTGgtaagtcatttttattattaaggtAAATCATGTTAAACACCAGTGGAATGGACTTAACTGGTAAGTAGCTCATATTTTTTGTGTGGAATTACATTAGACACCAATTTAAGGCCAGCCAATTTCATATCGAGACAACAAGAACACGAGACTGGGGCAGCTTGTTAGGCTTGATAACGAATTTATGATTCATCAAGCCCTGTATGGTACTAATCGTTAGTACTATATGTGTGTGCCTAGTCAttgtgaaaatgaagaaaacttaTTCACAGTAGAGACTCATGCAGTCCTTTTTTGGTCAATTCTACCCTACTGCCCACTTTTACACTCTGACTCACTTACTGCCTTATGTGGGAAGCCGATCTTTGCATATCAATAAGCTCATGGAGCAATGCCATTTTAAGAAGTCTGGCTCAACCAAACTTCTACAATTTTCAAAAATCCTTGGAAGTGAGAGGGGAtgggacaaaaatataatatcagccaatcatgtgtcaACAGTGCAAAGCTaaaaaaccatgcagatacagagcTTTGGGTAATGAccgaacatcagaatggggcggggggggggggggggctgggggagatatgatctctgtgactttgatagTGACATGGAAATTGGGTATTGGGATAGATGGATATGGATATACCGACCCTCCGCactcaggatgttttttgtttttcgcaccagtCTGTAGagactctagagactgttgtgtgtgtgaaactcccAGGAGTTCAACCGCTCCTGAAATACAAGCCCTTACAaacaccacacttagaggatgttcatctggcttttttttacttgtttattttagcaaataaacaaatcacaaatatgacgcaaaattttttttgtttaatagctgaacattctgcctttgtgaaacatacctcaaacattaaattaaactagtttaattaatggcatgtttttcccccagatcatagtgtgttactgggtaaaaccttttaaccaacttcatgcttaTCTCAGGTTTTGtcttaatttctgaaacaatttagtatgagatatacacaaaaacagaagaaatcaggatgggggcaaatacttctccacagcactgtatataaataaaattgaattcaaattaaataaacctttaaaaataagGTTGTTAACACTTCTGTTTACACCACCGTGCTGTTGAATTCATTACACCACTGCAAACCACAGTTTTGAAATGATAGGCCTAGAATTGTACCTTTAAATAAATAGTgctataccacagtgctgttgaattctccaatctgattggtcagaaggtgattaattttctatacagcagttattaaaaaaaataacagtgcTGGCTTTATTCAGTcgaatatgttatcatttctatagtaacagctcattcacagggacttgtatggggACTGATGCTCTACATAATCTAAAGctgataaacattttaaacacgagtcatttaacaaataaaaaaaatgcataaccATTAGTATCTTAATTAATATAGAAACTTTTTCTAAGGAGacacttatttaacatttatggaaggagtctcgagtGTCCACGCTTTGTAAAATCAATAAGTTTTCCTCCATGAGAGCGTATTCAGGACAGCAAACTTCGTGCTTTCTGTTTTCAAGAACAGAACAAgtgcttttttgtcttattaacttcaacagagagaaacagggaaGCTGGTGAAAGGATGACTCTTTATAACTGGAACAGGAACTATCTAGATTTATGGATGCACCACAACCTGAAGTGTAACTGTAAATCGATAAAATATATGATGTCATTTATTACTAAACTAAAAATATTAACTGTTATCAAATTATTGAGGTACaagagaaataaacatttttaaaaataaaataaaaatagattttttattagataaaaaatagatataaaaaTAATGCGCTGGCCTGCATCACATCACcccattgttaattattttcatacATAACAACATGCCCTGTCATGTCAAATCTCACGATTTCTAGGCACGGACTATCATTAGCAAAAAACCTCTGTCAGGTTGCTCAGAGGTTTATACAATAGCAAAGCAACACGTCAGCAGCTTATGACAGAGTGAGCTGGGTGAAGATGAAGGACACATTAGACTCAGGCAATGTTGTATGGCTAAAGAGATGAATGACAATCAATGCTTTGACACTCCAACTTGTGTAATCTGCCGctcacatttttgcaaaaaaaaacaacaactaaatcACAGGGTCAGACCAGGTTAGAAAATATTAGAACAAAACAGATATGTGAATTGGTGAAAGAAGGTATGGACAAGAATTAGAGAAGTGACAGCTGTGAGAGAGTGAAAGTAAGAAGGAGAAGATGAATGAGTAAGAAGCTTTGGAAAATTGGAAATGCTGATTGTGAACAAGTATGGGTTGGCATGAGAAAGATCAATACAGGGTTTGTAGTGATCAAAGAATTAATTGTTTGTCATGCATAACAGGATTTTAATGTCATGGGAAGCATGGGGTTCAATTCTGAGAAGTCGTCACTTCCCTTACAGAGTTTCTCAAGGAAAGTATGCGTAGTTCATACACTGCAAAACACCTCATCTAATCAAGTgcaaatatcttgaatatatcTGAATTCTCATTATGggattatgatttaaaaaaatacatatagtTCAAATGCAAATACAGACTTGCTCATTCCTAATATAGTCCAATCGTCTGTGCTGTCTCACACACTCGGACTCACCTGCTGCCTCGAGTGTCATACTGCCGCATGTTTTTGATGAAGTGCACCTTCTTATAAACCACGGGCCCAGGTGACCCTGACTGATTACGTGTTCTGCAACAAAGCAGCAAAGATAACTCAGTTAATGAACATACTAATAAATTATTACCATTATCATAAGAAAGGTTAATTGCTAGCTGCTTTAAAAAGGTAGCTGTAAGCAAGCATTTAAATAACTTTCATTTGTCATCTGTGTTCTTaactattaatattattaaacaaaCTCAATCTTTCAAACTCAAAACAAAGgttccaaaaaaattttttttttaatctacaaAGTTCTACCAACAGTCATGGAAAATTTGTTAAAGTACAACACGGTCATGTTTATtgttacaaatacaaatacaaacgcAAACTGTCAGAAGGTACCTGCTGTACTTGTTACAAACTAATGGCAGCACAAACACCACTGATTGTTTCCTCTCACAGGCCACGTGACTCCTTCAACTCCTTTAAGATAAACCCCTTGGACCAAGAGCAATGCTCTTACATTGAGATGCATCGTTACGTATCATCCAAGACCTTACGTAAAGACACGATTGCCTCCTCTTGAATCAAGCACAGACACACCCAAAACAAGTTAGGGCACGCAAGCAAACAAACTTACTGGCTGAAACTTTGAGATTAGTTAGATCAGACTTCTAACTAAATATCACTGGATCCCAATCCCAAGTTTATATTTTCAATAAGACACGCATATCAGAACTCCAAGCATCAACCAACATCCAATACTGATCCAATGCTTACAGCCTTATAGTAACGCAGAGTGGCATGATGGGGTGAGCTTTAAGGTCACTTAGTACTGTGTTCATGCCAGAGATGTGTGTTGTCACT from Ictalurus furcatus strain D&B chromosome 15, Billie_1.0, whole genome shotgun sequence harbors:
- the cables2a gene encoding CDK5 and ABL1 enzyme substrate 2 isoform X2, with product MAAAFCGLHGGATAKTHKEPPRKSKDSRRRQAALLFLNNISLDGRPVYALGNGLGETWNQSVEVGPPAVSLPVSTASSCGNFSQLSPFSGTALPRTNTCPPAPLPLTAIAGLIQGGNSSEVSLESGRMDPLSSVGFPLPPTSGAQNQHPIIAKSPAVVSGANSGPLDLRQRTRNQSGSPGPVVYKKVHFIKNMRQYDTRGSSEEAQRQRNPSGGAVDTVPVLEGVELGALGKTVSYARFLLPTNALVRQKSSAPLDTGTVQTPMSRNWINGQKNFSHQRFSSTVGQEAGADELSDYDPNLLSDPQWPCGKHKRVLIFSSYVTTVIEYVKPSDLKKDMNETFKEKFPHIKLTLSKIRSLKRDMRAVSEECGLQPVTIAMAYVYFEKLVLQGRLNKPNRKLVSAVCVLLAAKISSDLKKLEVKQLIDKLEERFRISHRELIPLEFPVLVALEMALYLPESKVMPHYRRLVQQV
- the cables2a gene encoding CDK5 and ABL1 enzyme substrate 2 isoform X3, yielding MAAAFCGLHGGATAKTHKEPPRKSKDSRRRQAALLFLNNISLDGRPVYALGNGLGETWNQSVEVGPPAVSLPVSTASSCGNFSQLSPFSGTALPRTNTCPPAPLPLTAIAGLIQGGNSSEVSLESGRMDPLSSVGFPLPPTSGAQNQHPIIAKSPAVVSGANSGPLDLRQRIVVICAKRSLCAAFSVLPYGESFHISEEAQRQRNPSGGAVDTVPVLEGVELGALGKTVSYARFLLPTNALVRQKSSAPLDTGTVQTPMSRNWINGQKNFSHQRFSSTVGQEAGADELSDYDPNLLSDPQWPCGKHKRVLIFSSYVTTVIEYVKPSDLKKDMNETFKEKFPHIKLTLSKIRSLKRDMRAVSEECGLQPVTIAMAYVYFEKLVLQGRLNKPNRKLVSAVCVLLAAKISSDLKKLEVKQLIDKLEERFRISHRELIPLEFPVLVALEMALYLPESKVMPHYRRLVQQV
- the cables2a gene encoding CDK5 and ABL1 enzyme substrate 2 isoform X1 yields the protein MAAAFCGLHGGATAKTHKEPPRKSKDSRRRQAALLFLNNISLDGRPVYALGNGLGETWNQSVEVGPPAVSLPVSTASSCGNFSQLSPFSGTALPRTNTCPPAPLPLTAIAGLIQGGNSSEVSLESGRMDPLSSVGFPLPPTSGAQNQHPIIAKSPAVVSGANSGPLDLRQRTRNQSGSPGPVVYKKVHFIKNMRQYDTRGSRIVVICAKRSLCAAFSVLPYGESFHISEEAQRQRNPSGGAVDTVPVLEGVELGALGKTVSYARFLLPTNALVRQKSSAPLDTGTVQTPMSRNWINGQKNFSHQRFSSTVGQEAGADELSDYDPNLLSDPQWPCGKHKRVLIFSSYVTTVIEYVKPSDLKKDMNETFKEKFPHIKLTLSKIRSLKRDMRAVSEECGLQPVTIAMAYVYFEKLVLQGRLNKPNRKLVSAVCVLLAAKISSDLKKLEVKQLIDKLEERFRISHRELIPLEFPVLVALEMALYLPESKVMPHYRRLVQQV